Proteins encoded together in one Impatiens glandulifera chromosome 1, dImpGla2.1, whole genome shotgun sequence window:
- the LOC124921461 gene encoding histone H2A-like, producing MDSRGEVKRVGGVNKNKVGLQFLLTRIRRNVGKGRQIQQIDAAAAVYLGVVLEYLTTEVLESAGNLARGSSKKVIESKHLLQAAKNDKEELGKLLAGVITDPEHDLDCLNLGFKQIHLHDH from the coding sequence atGGATTCAAGAGGAGAGGTGAAAAGGGTTGGCGGAGTTAATAAGAACAAGGTTGGTTTGCAATTTCTGCTTACTCGTATCCGTCGGAATGTTGGGAAAGGTCGACAGATTCAGCAGATCGATGCAGCCGCTGCAGTTTATTTGGGCGTTGTTCTTGAGTACCTGACCACTGAAGTATTGGAATCGGCTGGAAACTTAGCCAGAGGCAGCAGCAAAAAAGTGATTGAATcgaagcatcttcttcaggcgGCTAAGAATGATAAGGAAGAACTGGGGAAGTTGCTGGCTGGAGTGATTACTGATCCGGAACATGACCTGGATTGTCTCAATCTTGGATTCAAACAGATTCATCTTCATGATCATTGA